From the genome of Bacteroides sp. MSB163, one region includes:
- the aroC gene encoding chorismate synthase, with the protein MFNSFGNILRLTSFGESHGKGIGGVIDGFPAGIRIDMDFVQAELNRRRPGQSLITTARKEGDKVEFLSGIFEGKSTGCPIGFIVWNENQHSSDYDNMKEVYRPSHADYTYKVKYGIRDYRGGGRSSARETISRVVAGALAKQALRQLGVHITAYTSQVGPIRLEENYTAYDLDLIDTNPVRCPDPVKAKEMEELIFKIKGEGDTIGGVVTCVIKGCPIGLGQPVFGKLHASLASAMLSINAAKAFEYGDGFKGLKQKGSEQNDVFFNNCGRIETKTNHSGGIQGGISNGQDIFFRVAFKPVATVLMEQHTVNIDGIDTTLKARGRHDPCVLPRAVPIVEAMAAMTILDFYLIDRTTQL; encoded by the coding sequence ATGTTCAACTCATTCGGCAACATTCTCCGCCTTACCAGCTTTGGGGAGTCACATGGTAAAGGCATCGGAGGCGTCATTGATGGATTTCCCGCTGGTATCCGCATTGACATGGATTTCGTGCAAGCGGAACTGAATCGTCGCCGTCCCGGGCAATCCCTCATCACAACGGCACGGAAGGAAGGTGATAAAGTAGAATTCCTTTCAGGTATCTTCGAAGGTAAATCGACAGGATGTCCCATCGGATTCATAGTATGGAACGAAAATCAACATTCCAGTGATTATGATAATATGAAGGAAGTGTACCGCCCCTCGCACGCGGATTATACATATAAAGTGAAATACGGCATTCGCGACTATCGCGGTGGCGGACGTTCATCGGCACGCGAAACCATTTCACGCGTAGTGGCAGGTGCGCTTGCCAAACAAGCACTCCGTCAGCTGGGGGTACACATTACGGCATATACCTCGCAGGTAGGCCCCATTCGTCTGGAAGAAAACTATACCGCTTATGACCTTGATCTTATAGATACCAATCCCGTACGTTGTCCGGATCCTGTAAAGGCGAAGGAAATGGAAGAGCTGATTTTCAAGATCAAGGGAGAAGGTGACACCATCGGAGGTGTAGTGACGTGTGTCATCAAAGGATGCCCTATCGGACTGGGACAACCGGTATTCGGCAAATTACACGCTTCGCTTGCCTCGGCCATGCTCAGTATCAATGCTGCCAAAGCATTCGAATACGGTGACGGATTTAAAGGCCTGAAGCAAAAAGGTTCGGAACAGAACGATGTATTCTTCAATAACTGCGGACGTATTGAAACGAAAACCAATCACTCCGGTGGTATTCAAGGTGGCATCAGCAACGGACAGGACATCTTCTTCCGTGTTGCATTCAAACCTGTAGCCACCGTACTTATGGAGCAACATACGGTCAACATAGATGGAATAGACACCACACTGAAAGCCCGCGGTCGCCATGATCCGTGCGTATTGCCACGCGCAGTACCCATCGTAGAGGCAATGGCCGCCATGACCATACTGGACTTTTATCTTATTGACCGTACTACACAATTATAA
- a CDS encoding dipeptidase, translating into MNEIQKYISENEPKMLEDLFSLIRIPSISAKPEHHDDMLACAERWAQLLIEAGADEALVMPSKGNPIVFGQKTVDPTAKTVLIYAHYDVMPAEPLELWKSEPFEPEIRDGHIWARGVDDDKGQAFIQVKAFEYLVKHGMLKNNVKFIFEGEEEIGSPSLESFCEDHKELLKADVILVSDTSMLGADLPSLTTGLRGLAYWEIEVTGPNRDLHSGHFGGAVANPINVLCGMIAKVVDADGRITVPGFYDDVEEVPQAERDMIAHIPFNEEKYKTAIGVKELFGEKGYSTLERNSCRPSFDVCGIWGGYTGEGSKTVLPSKATAKVSCRLVPHQDHHKISQMFADYIRSIAPDTVQVKVTPMHGGQGYVCPISLPAYQAAEKGFEKAFGKKPLAVRRGGSIPIISTFEQVLGIKTVLMGFGLESNAIHSPNENFPLDIFRKGIEAVVEFYLILNS; encoded by the coding sequence ATGAACGAAATACAGAAATACATTTCAGAGAATGAACCCAAGATGCTGGAAGACCTGTTCAGCCTCATCCGTATACCAAGTATCAGTGCAAAACCGGAACACCATGATGATATGCTGGCCTGTGCAGAGCGTTGGGCGCAACTTCTGATTGAAGCCGGTGCAGACGAAGCATTGGTGATGCCCTCCAAAGGTAATCCGATTGTTTTCGGACAGAAGACAGTAGATCCTACAGCAAAAACAGTTTTGATATATGCGCATTACGACGTGATGCCCGCAGAGCCGTTAGAACTATGGAAAAGTGAACCTTTCGAACCGGAAATACGTGACGGACACATCTGGGCACGCGGTGTGGATGATGACAAAGGGCAAGCATTCATCCAAGTGAAAGCTTTCGAATACCTTGTGAAGCACGGTATGTTGAAGAACAATGTCAAGTTCATTTTCGAGGGTGAAGAAGAAATTGGCTCACCCAGTCTGGAATCTTTCTGTGAAGATCATAAAGAACTATTAAAAGCCGATGTCATTCTGGTATCCGACACCAGCATGCTAGGAGCGGACTTACCCTCACTCACTACAGGACTCCGCGGACTGGCATATTGGGAAATAGAAGTAACCGGACCTAATCGCGACCTGCATTCAGGACATTTTGGAGGTGCTGTTGCCAATCCCATCAACGTACTATGCGGCATGATTGCCAAAGTGGTAGATGCGGATGGACGCATCACGGTGCCCGGTTTCTACGATGACGTAGAAGAAGTGCCGCAGGCAGAACGTGATATGATTGCACACATTCCGTTTAATGAAGAAAAGTACAAAACCGCTATTGGCGTAAAAGAACTGTTCGGAGAAAAAGGTTACAGTACGCTGGAGCGTAACAGTTGTCGTCCTTCATTCGACGTTTGCGGCATCTGGGGCGGATATACCGGTGAAGGTTCTAAAACGGTACTTCCATCCAAAGCTACGGCAAAAGTATCCTGCCGTCTGGTTCCGCATCAGGACCACCACAAGATCTCGCAAATGTTTGCCGATTATATTCGGAGTATTGCTCCGGATACGGTACAAGTGAAGGTGACACCGATGCACGGAGGACAAGGTTATGTATGTCCTATCAGCCTGCCTGCCTATCAGGCCGCCGAGAAAGGTTTTGAAAAAGCATTCGGGAAAAAGCCACTGGCTGTGCGGCGCGGAGGAAGTATCCCTATCATTTCAACGTTCGAACAGGTACTTGGCATTAAGACAGTGCTCATGGGCTTTGGATTAGAATCAAATGCCATTCACTCACCCAACGAAAACTTCCCGCTCGATATTTTCAGAAAAGGAATTGAAGCGGTGGTAGAGTTTTATTTAATTCTTAATTCTTAA
- a CDS encoding OmpA family protein, which produces MRLYRRFLFFFLSVGLLLTSCGVGRSLRQAEQSYARGEYFDAARHYKTAYTRTSPKDRSQRGVLAYKQGDCYRRINYTLKAKGAYMNAVRYRYPDTLSHFYLAEMLRKNGEYAAAIPYYENYLAYAQTLPAGKERKDSLTQIGLTSCRLAQEWKKKPTRYIVKRVPILVSRRSDYSPMYAGDDPDILYFTSTRNETKGTDLNGITGMKSADIFYSKRNEKKQWQKPEPLASEVNSEFEEGACSFSSDGKTMYFTRCRTLPNAPAYAEIYVSQRAGAEWGAPQKCVILNDTLSSVAHPALSPAGDYLYFVSDMPGGQGGLDLWRINITRDGFGYVDNLGPEINTSADEMFPGFSPDGTLYFSSTGHPGMGGLDIFRAITDSLTGRWRIENMQPPVNSQGDDFGMTFEPGAPNRGFFSSNRGDARGWDHIYSFEFPEVHHVLKGLVYDKEGDALSDALVTLVGDDGTYLKIDVKKDGTFTQELEPGCRYALLASCRGYLNDKEEMATENINEDRLYELEFPLSSITRPVLIENIFYEFDKADLTSESTVALDELIELLNDNPNVTIELSAHCDYKGNDDYNLRLSQRRAESVVRYLIKGGIDPERLTPKGYGEQQPKTVTKFTLKSAPFLKEGDVLTEEFIKNLPPEQQEICNAINRRTEFKVLRTTFK; this is translated from the coding sequence ATGAGATTATATAGGCGTTTTCTTTTCTTTTTCCTTTCTGTCGGTTTACTTCTCACTTCTTGTGGAGTGGGGCGGAGTTTGCGCCAGGCAGAGCAAAGCTATGCTCGTGGTGAATACTTTGATGCTGCCCGCCATTATAAAACCGCCTATACCCGTACTTCTCCGAAAGATCGTTCGCAACGGGGCGTATTGGCCTATAAACAAGGCGATTGTTACCGTCGCATCAATTATACATTGAAGGCTAAAGGCGCTTATATGAATGCTGTCCGTTATCGTTATCCGGATACTCTCTCTCATTTTTATCTGGCGGAAATGCTCCGTAAGAATGGTGAGTATGCGGCGGCTATACCTTATTATGAGAATTACCTTGCTTACGCACAGACCTTGCCTGCCGGGAAAGAACGTAAAGACTCTCTGACACAAATCGGACTCACTTCTTGTCGTCTGGCGCAGGAATGGAAAAAGAAGCCTACCCGGTATATTGTAAAACGGGTGCCTATTCTTGTTTCCCGCCGGAGCGATTATTCTCCTATGTATGCGGGAGATGATCCCGATATCTTGTATTTCACCTCTACCCGTAATGAAACGAAAGGTACTGACCTGAACGGTATTACCGGGATGAAAAGTGCTGATATATTTTATTCTAAACGGAATGAAAAGAAACAATGGCAGAAGCCTGAACCGCTTGCTTCGGAAGTGAATAGTGAGTTTGAAGAGGGGGCCTGCTCTTTTTCGTCGGATGGTAAAACAATGTATTTTACCCGCTGCCGGACCTTGCCCAATGCGCCTGCTTATGCCGAGATTTATGTTTCTCAGCGTGCCGGGGCAGAGTGGGGAGCTCCCCAGAAATGTGTAATTCTGAATGATACGCTTTCTTCTGTCGCTCATCCGGCGTTGTCTCCTGCGGGTGATTATCTTTATTTTGTATCTGATATGCCCGGTGGGCAGGGAGGGTTGGATTTGTGGCGTATTAACATAACCCGCGACGGTTTCGGCTATGTCGACAATCTGGGACCTGAAATAAACACCTCTGCTGATGAGATGTTTCCTGGCTTTTCACCGGATGGTACTTTGTATTTCTCTTCTACCGGACATCCCGGTATGGGGGGGCTGGATATCTTCCGTGCTATAACAGATAGCTTGACGGGGCGATGGCGTATTGAGAATATGCAGCCTCCGGTGAATTCACAGGGTGACGATTTCGGTATGACTTTTGAGCCCGGTGCTCCCAATCGGGGTTTCTTTTCTTCTAACCGTGGAGATGCCCGTGGCTGGGATCATATTTATAGTTTTGAGTTTCCTGAGGTACATCATGTCTTGAAAGGATTGGTATACGATAAGGAGGGAGATGCGCTCTCTGATGCGCTTGTCACTTTGGTGGGGGATGACGGTACTTATTTAAAGATAGACGTGAAGAAAGACGGTACTTTCACTCAAGAGCTCGAGCCGGGATGCCGTTATGCCCTGCTGGCCTCCTGCCGTGGCTATTTGAATGACAAAGAAGAAATGGCAACGGAAAATATTAATGAGGATCGTCTCTATGAACTTGAGTTTCCGTTATCTTCCATTACCCGCCCTGTACTGATAGAGAATATTTTTTATGAGTTTGATAAGGCTGATCTGACGTCAGAATCTACAGTGGCTCTGGATGAACTGATAGAGTTGCTGAATGACAATCCGAATGTTACTATCGAACTGTCTGCGCATTGCGATTATAAAGGAAATGATGATTATAATCTTCGTCTTTCGCAACGCCGTGCAGAGTCTGTTGTACGCTATCTTATTAAGGGAGGGATTGATCCGGAACGTCTTACACCGAAAGGATATGGTGAACAGCAACCTAAAACAGTGACCAAGTTTACGCTGAAATCAGCACCTTTCCTGAAAGAGGGGGATGTGTTGACAGAAGAGTTTATAAAAAATCTCCCGCCGGAACAGCAGGAGATTTGTAATGCGATTAACCGTCGTACAGAGTTCAAGGTGTTGAGGACAACTTTTAAATGA
- a CDS encoding DNA topoisomerase 3 produces MIVCIAEKPSVARDIADVLGAKDRRDGYIEGNGYQVTWTFGHLCTLKEPHEYTPNWKSWSLGSLPMIPPRFGIKLISNPTYEKQFHTIEALMQKADMIINCGDAGQEGELIQRWVMQKAGARCPVKRLWISSLTEEAIREGFAKLKDASDFQPLYEAGLSRAIGDWLLGMNATRLYTMKYGQNKQVLSIGRVQTPTLALIVNRQLEIQNFVPKQYWELKTVYRDTTFAAIIRKSEEELILEAEKNKEAIAAGKKPKKEEENRGIDPIASQEQGMALLEQIRNSPFTITDVSKKEGKEAPPRLFDLTSLQVECNKKFAYSADETLKIIQSLYEKKVATYPRVDTTYLSDDIYPKCPGILKGLRDYAAFTTPLDGNTLLKSKKVFDNSKVTDHHAIIPTGQYPQNLTDMERRVFDLIARRFIAVFYPDCKFATTTVLGAVEEIEFKTTGKQILEPGWRVIFGTPGTQSQEEKDPGEEENVLPAFVKGESGPHVPDLYEKWTQPPRPYTEATLLRAMETAGKLVDNDELRDALKENGIGRPSTRAAIIETLFKRNYIRKEKKNLIATPTGVELIQIIHEELLKSAELTGIWEKKLREIEKKTYNAAQFLEELKQMVSEVVMSVLSDNSNRHITIVQAVQEATVGDKNGKAAKEKAASKPKRQSKPRKKAAEAKPVTPVAGASQTGNIQADVAQTSSAQTDSVEGQVCPLCGKGTIIKGKTAYGCSEWKNGCTFRQAFDSE; encoded by the coding sequence ATGATAGTTTGTATTGCCGAAAAGCCCTCTGTGGCGCGTGACATAGCTGATGTATTAGGAGCGAAAGATAGGAGAGACGGATACATTGAAGGGAACGGATACCAGGTGACTTGGACATTCGGTCATCTCTGTACGCTTAAAGAGCCGCACGAATATACTCCGAACTGGAAATCATGGAGTCTGGGAAGCCTTCCCATGATACCGCCCCGCTTTGGAATTAAGCTCATCAGCAATCCCACTTACGAAAAACAATTCCATACGATAGAAGCCCTCATGCAGAAAGCCGATATGATCATCAACTGTGGTGATGCCGGGCAGGAGGGAGAATTGATTCAGCGTTGGGTGATGCAAAAAGCCGGGGCACGCTGTCCGGTGAAGCGGCTGTGGATTTCGTCATTGACGGAAGAGGCCATCCGTGAAGGTTTTGCCAAACTGAAAGATGCTTCTGACTTTCAGCCTTTGTATGAGGCCGGATTATCCCGTGCTATCGGTGACTGGTTGCTGGGAATGAATGCTACGCGACTTTATACCATGAAGTATGGGCAGAACAAACAAGTTCTCTCCATCGGACGTGTGCAGACCCCTACACTGGCACTCATCGTAAACCGCCAGTTGGAGATACAGAATTTCGTCCCCAAGCAATATTGGGAATTGAAGACGGTATATCGGGATACTACCTTCGCCGCCATAATCAGGAAGAGTGAAGAAGAACTGATTCTGGAAGCAGAGAAAAATAAGGAAGCTATTGCTGCCGGAAAGAAACCCAAGAAGGAAGAGGAAAACCGGGGAATAGACCCCATTGCCAGTCAGGAACAAGGTATGGCTCTGCTGGAACAAATCAGAAACTCTCCTTTTACAATTACGGATGTCTCCAAGAAAGAAGGGAAAGAAGCTCCACCCCGTCTTTTTGATTTGACTTCCCTACAAGTGGAATGTAATAAGAAGTTTGCTTATTCTGCTGATGAAACTCTGAAAATCATTCAGTCATTATATGAGAAGAAGGTGGCTACCTATCCGCGTGTAGATACCACTTACCTGAGTGATGATATTTACCCGAAATGTCCGGGCATTCTGAAAGGATTGCGTGACTACGCTGCATTTACGACACCTCTGGATGGTAATACTTTGCTGAAATCAAAAAAAGTTTTTGATAATTCAAAGGTAACGGATCACCATGCTATTATCCCTACAGGGCAATATCCGCAGAACCTGACGGATATGGAACGTCGCGTATTCGATCTGATAGCGCGTCGTTTTATTGCAGTGTTCTATCCGGATTGTAAGTTTGCCACTACTACGGTATTGGGTGCGGTTGAGGAGATTGAATTCAAGACTACCGGTAAGCAGATTCTGGAACCGGGATGGAGAGTTATATTCGGAACTCCGGGGACACAGTCGCAAGAAGAAAAAGACCCGGGAGAAGAAGAGAATGTATTACCTGCTTTTGTGAAAGGTGAAAGCGGACCCCATGTACCTGATTTATATGAGAAGTGGACGCAACCGCCTCGTCCTTATACAGAGGCTACCTTGTTGCGTGCCATGGAAACCGCAGGTAAACTGGTGGATAACGATGAATTGCGGGATGCCTTGAAAGAGAATGGCATCGGCAGGCCGTCTACGCGTGCGGCAATTATTGAGACTTTGTTCAAGCGCAATTATATCCGCAAGGAAAAGAAAAACCTGATTGCCACACCCACAGGTGTCGAACTTATTCAGATTATCCATGAAGAACTGTTGAAGTCTGCCGAACTGACAGGTATCTGGGAGAAGAAGCTCCGGGAGATTGAAAAGAAAACATATAATGCTGCACAATTTCTTGAGGAGCTGAAGCAGATGGTTTCCGAAGTTGTGATGAGTGTGCTTTCAGATAACAGTAACCGACATATTACGATTGTGCAGGCTGTGCAGGAAGCGACTGTCGGTGATAAGAACGGGAAAGCTGCTAAAGAAAAAGCTGCTTCCAAGCCTAAGCGTCAGAGTAAGCCGCGGAAAAAGGCTGCTGAAGCTAAACCGGTCACACCGGTTGCTGGTGCTTCGCAGACAGGGAATATTCAGGCAGATGTAGCTCAAACAAGTTCTGCTCAAACAGATTCTGTTGAGGGACAAGTTTGTCCGTTGTGCGGCAAAGGAACCATTATTAAAGGTAAAACCGCTTACGGTTGCTCCGAATGGAAGAACGGATGTACGTTTCGTCAGGCGTTTGATTCGGAATAA
- a CDS encoding DUF6078 family protein has protein sequence MEKESFDYSRVPHNFGLCATADCPHADTCLRRIAYNHTPASVTFPPTLNPKTIEAMAGKCEYYRSNQKVRYAKGFVRTTEALAVSASGTFRYGLIGSWGIRRYYQKRKGETLLSPAEQQRVTTLARKLGLQQEEYFDSYVEEYNW, from the coding sequence ATGGAAAAAGAATCATTCGATTATTCAAGAGTTCCCCATAACTTTGGTCTGTGCGCGACAGCAGATTGCCCTCATGCCGACACTTGCCTACGCCGGATTGCGTATAACCATACTCCGGCAAGTGTTACTTTTCCACCTACACTGAACCCGAAAACAATTGAAGCCATGGCAGGAAAGTGCGAATATTACCGTTCCAACCAAAAAGTGCGCTATGCCAAAGGTTTTGTCCGCACCACGGAAGCACTGGCTGTCAGCGCATCAGGAACGTTCCGCTACGGGCTGATAGGCAGTTGGGGAATCAGACGATATTATCAAAAACGGAAAGGAGAAACTTTACTGTCGCCTGCCGAACAACAAAGAGTGACGACGCTGGCCAGGAAATTGGGCTTGCAACAGGAAGAGTATTTTGATAGCTATGTAGAAGAATATAACTGGTAG
- a CDS encoding glycosyl hydrolase family 28-related protein encodes MKKLLLFCVLALLASCVQAQSDDKPANWQLIASDDYPAEDVGVATYTVTTDFGADPTGAKDSQSAFQTALSKLGENRRGGTLFVPAGRYRISGKLFIPTGVTMRGEWKRPVKGKPVEGTILMVDMKGGSETESNAFITMEPSTALTHLNIWYPHQDPDKITPYPPTILYGRDGVWGNDYCNVRHVTLVNSYSGIVLSRKNGGGCPNIYDVYGTPLFRGIEIDNIADVGRFEWIHFSPDYWAGSGLEGAPGVGGAYADWIYRNGTGIVMRRNDWSYTCYVDIEGYNKGFRTGVSLAGDGAPNGHNYGFTLRNCKTGIYADGTSSAGIMFTRVHIEDCERGVVVTSSSTGPVQLYGCEISASDEAVLMEEGVSAKLMMQQCTVNKGAVNSLGGDLMASDTDFNNDAPQIYIGSDARTILTGNRFAKTAEVKNQSLFECRIDHTPVETKPLPDFPEMKVPETKPDRLALYNVLDFGAEPFVVTFNANSSSSWLQIDISWGLQEGKDNTEAIQKAMDKAASEGGGIVYLPGGRYKVLGNLTVPTGVELRGASDFATVPQGQGSILEAYAGRGQEQGQPFLKLSEGSGLRGLTVDYPEQVTSSLPTVTKYPYCIQVTGKDAYIVNVGLRAAYNGVDLFTYQCDNHYVDYLAGHVFMNAVRIGGGSEGGRVCNLQFNSIVYACGSETKFGSWPNSLAADQSKAYRQNQTELRFIIVGDCRNQILYNDFHYGGFEGIVFQADEGKAASGRSLGLGVDGSWNSVVYEALDPAGFDMINTQLVALEGDKSVYSETRFLATKADFTGEVTLFGADFWGSAKHGIVVENGKLNLNLANFSSSGQTSFINLPESTGAVTLHNAVVNTRDDLIFASSGHEKQAAVTSTVTDVAAAVADKLGVWENNLPIAPVFTATDVLLSRTKWTITASTNNSNAPKAIDDDAATRWDTNAPQESGQWVIVDMQSAHKLNRIILDTSKSPGDGPAGCEVYLNTGIDGAWKRVASGKNAGAVQIISFPAEEASKFRIVQTGSKGNYWSIHELYAACVDEIETGISPEVASPVGELYYYNQQLSWSGLDSNENTKIEIIDLSGRRVLLQQTNDNYLRLPSMQNGFYIVIATNGADVLRKKIFFKD; translated from the coding sequence ATGAAGAAATTACTACTTTTTTGTGTTTTGGCTTTGTTAGCCTCATGTGTACAGGCACAGTCTGACGACAAACCTGCTAACTGGCAATTGATTGCGTCGGATGATTATCCGGCGGAAGATGTGGGAGTGGCGACTTATACCGTGACTACCGATTTCGGTGCTGACCCTACCGGTGCGAAAGATTCGCAGAGTGCTTTTCAAACAGCTTTGAGTAAGCTGGGTGAAAACCGTCGGGGTGGTACGCTCTTTGTTCCGGCAGGACGTTACCGTATCTCCGGGAAATTATTCATTCCTACCGGAGTGACCATGCGTGGTGAGTGGAAACGTCCGGTGAAGGGAAAACCGGTTGAGGGAACGATACTGATGGTAGATATGAAAGGAGGTTCTGAAACAGAATCAAATGCGTTTATTACGATGGAACCCTCCACGGCATTAACCCATCTGAACATTTGGTATCCGCATCAGGACCCGGACAAGATAACCCCTTATCCACCCACAATACTGTACGGACGTGATGGTGTATGGGGAAATGATTATTGCAATGTACGGCATGTCACGCTGGTGAACTCTTATAGCGGTATCGTGCTGTCGAGGAAGAATGGAGGTGGCTGTCCCAATATTTATGATGTGTACGGTACCCCGTTATTCCGTGGTATCGAGATTGACAATATAGCTGACGTCGGTCGTTTCGAGTGGATACACTTCTCGCCCGACTATTGGGCCGGCTCCGGTCTGGAAGGAGCGCCGGGAGTGGGAGGCGCTTATGCTGACTGGATATACAGGAACGGAACAGGTATTGTGATGCGTCGTAATGACTGGTCGTATACCTGCTATGTAGATATCGAGGGGTACAATAAAGGGTTCCGTACCGGAGTTTCCTTAGCGGGAGACGGTGCGCCGAACGGACATAATTATGGATTTACTTTGCGGAACTGCAAGACGGGTATTTATGCGGACGGTACTTCGTCGGCAGGTATCATGTTCACTCGTGTTCATATTGAAGATTGCGAGAGAGGAGTAGTAGTCACTTCCTCCAGCACCGGACCTGTGCAGCTTTACGGATGTGAGATTTCAGCTTCTGATGAAGCTGTATTGATGGAGGAAGGAGTTTCCGCCAAGCTGATGATGCAACAATGCACAGTAAATAAAGGTGCTGTGAATAGTTTAGGTGGTGATTTAATGGCTTCGGATACGGACTTCAATAATGATGCTCCGCAGATTTACATCGGTTCCGATGCTCGTACAATACTGACGGGCAATCGTTTTGCAAAGACGGCAGAAGTGAAGAATCAGTCTTTATTTGAATGCCGCATTGACCACACGCCTGTCGAGACAAAACCTTTGCCGGATTTTCCTGAAATGAAAGTACCCGAAACCAAACCCGATCGTCTGGCTTTATATAATGTACTTGATTTTGGTGCCGAGCCGTTTGTTGTCACGTTTAATGCCAATTCAAGCAGTTCGTGGCTCCAGATAGATATCAGTTGGGGACTGCAAGAAGGCAAGGATAATACGGAGGCTATCCAGAAAGCGATGGACAAGGCGGCCAGTGAAGGAGGAGGTATTGTTTACTTGCCGGGCGGACGTTATAAGGTACTGGGTAACTTGACGGTTCCTACAGGTGTAGAATTACGGGGAGCCTCTGATTTTGCGACTGTTCCGCAAGGGCAAGGAAGCATCCTTGAAGCCTATGCAGGACGTGGGCAGGAACAAGGGCAGCCTTTCCTGAAACTTTCGGAAGGCAGTGGTTTGCGCGGCTTGACAGTTGACTATCCGGAACAGGTAACTTCCAGTTTGCCCACAGTGACTAAATATCCCTATTGCATTCAGGTGACGGGAAAAGATGCATATATCGTGAATGTAGGGTTGAGAGCCGCATACAACGGTGTGGACTTGTTTACTTATCAATGTGACAATCACTATGTGGATTATCTTGCCGGACACGTTTTCATGAATGCTGTCCGTATTGGTGGTGGCTCGGAAGGTGGTCGGGTTTGCAACCTGCAGTTCAATTCTATAGTATATGCTTGTGGTTCGGAAACTAAGTTCGGTTCATGGCCCAATAGTCTTGCTGCGGATCAAAGTAAGGCTTATCGGCAGAACCAGACAGAACTGCGTTTCATCATAGTGGGAGACTGCCGCAATCAGATTTTATACAACGACTTCCATTACGGAGGTTTCGAAGGCATTGTCTTTCAGGCTGATGAGGGAAAGGCTGCATCCGGCCGTTCTTTGGGATTGGGTGTAGACGGTTCTTGGAATTCTGTTGTCTATGAAGCTCTGGATCCGGCAGGCTTCGATATGATAAACACCCAGTTAGTAGCCCTTGAAGGAGACAAATCCGTTTATTCGGAAACTCGTTTCCTGGCTACCAAGGCGGATTTCACCGGTGAAGTTACGCTGTTTGGTGCTGATTTTTGGGGAAGCGCTAAACATGGTATAGTGGTTGAAAACGGAAAACTTAATCTGAATCTGGCTAACTTCAGCTCATCCGGGCAGACGTCTTTCATAAATTTGCCGGAGTCGACCGGCGCTGTCACGTTGCATAATGCAGTGGTCAATACGAGAGATGATCTTATTTTTGCCAGTAGCGGACACGAGAAACAGGCGGCTGTGACATCTACCGTAACTGATGTGGCTGCTGCGGTAGCTGATAAGTTGGGTGTATGGGAGAACAATTTGCCAATAGCTCCCGTTTTCACGGCAACGGATGTATTGCTTTCCCGTACGAAGTGGACCATCACTGCCAGTACAAATAATTCCAATGCTCCTAAAGCCATCGACGACGATGCGGCTACACGCTGGGATACGAACGCTCCGCAGGAATCGGGACAATGGGTGATAGTGGATATGCAGTCGGCACATAAACTGAACCGCATTATTTTGGATACATCAAAGAGTCCGGGTGATGGTCCTGCGGGTTGTGAGGTGTATTTGAATACTGGTATAGACGGTGCTTGGAAACGGGTTGCCTCAGGAAAGAATGCGGGAGCAGTACAAATTATCTCTTTTCCGGCAGAGGAAGCCTCGAAATTCCGGATCGTGCAGACGGGAAGCAAAGGGAATTACTGGTCGATTCATGAACTTTACGCAGCTTGCGTAGATGAAATCGAGACAGGAATCTCACCGGAAGTTGCTTCACCCGTCGGAGAATTATATTATTACAATCAACAGTTATCATGGAGCGGTTTGGACAGTAATGAGAATACGAAGATTGAAATTATTGATTTATCGGGACGGCGGGTGCTATTACAGCAAACAAACGATAATTATCTGAGATTACCCAGTATGCAGAATGGCTTTTATATTGTCATAGCTACCAATGGAGCGGATGTGCTGAGGAAGAAAATATTCTTCAAGGATTAA